A single window of Halobacillus naozhouensis DNA harbors:
- a CDS encoding pseudouridine synthase: MRIDKLLANMGYGTRKEVKGLLRGGNVRVNGHPEKNGKTHVNPEDDSVTVMGEEVNYREYIYLMLNKPGDLISATEDAHDMTVIDILQPEDQVFAPFPVGRLDKDTEGLLLITNDGQLAHRLTTPKKDIGKTYYAVIEGVVTEEDVSKFKQGVTLDDSYITKPADLNIIKSDQVSEIELTITEGKFHQVKRMFEAVNKKVTYLKRIQMGSLKLDPELELGEYRELTDEEIEYLMTITKMD, from the coding sequence ATGAGAATTGATAAACTGTTAGCGAATATGGGATATGGAACACGTAAAGAAGTTAAAGGGCTGCTGAGAGGTGGAAATGTAAGAGTCAATGGCCACCCCGAAAAAAATGGTAAGACTCATGTTAACCCGGAAGACGATTCAGTAACCGTCATGGGGGAAGAAGTGAATTACCGGGAGTATATTTATTTAATGCTTAATAAACCTGGTGATCTTATCTCAGCCACAGAAGATGCTCATGATATGACTGTAATTGATATTCTGCAGCCAGAAGATCAGGTTTTTGCACCATTTCCTGTTGGCAGATTAGATAAAGATACAGAAGGTTTACTTTTAATTACCAACGACGGCCAGCTTGCACATCGTTTAACAACACCAAAGAAAGATATTGGGAAAACCTATTATGCTGTCATCGAAGGTGTAGTAACAGAAGAAGATGTTTCAAAGTTTAAACAAGGAGTCACGCTTGATGATAGCTATATTACAAAACCAGCCGACCTGAACATTATTAAGTCAGATCAAGTCTCTGAAATTGAACTGACGATAACAGAAGGCAAATTCCATCAAGTGAAACGAATGTTTGAAGCCGTTAACAAGAAGGTTACGTATTTGAAGCGAATACAAATGGGGAGCCTAAAGCTTGACCCAGAGCTTGAGCTTGGCGAGTATAGAGAGCTAACTGATGAGGAAATCGAATATTTAATGACCATTACCAAAATGGACTAA
- the leuS gene encoding leucine--tRNA ligase: MAFDHKKIEKKWQKYWVDNKVFKTDNDSEKEKFYALDMFPYPSGAGLHVGHPEGYTATDILSRMKRMQGYEVLHPIGWDAFGLPAEQYALDTGNDPREFTKHNIDTFRRQIQELGFSYDWDREVNTTDPDYYKWTQWIFLKLYEKGLAYIDEVAVNWCPALGTVLANEEVIDGKSERGGHPVERRPMKQWMLKITAYADRLLDDLEELDWPESIKDMQRNWIGKSEGAEVSFDIAGHGTSFGVFTTRPDTLFGATYAVLAPEHPLVDVIVTDEQQEAVKDYIDQAQKKSDLERTDLAKNKSGVFTGAYAVNPIDGNKLPIWVADYVLMSYGSGAIMAVPAHDERDYEFATKYDLPIIEVVEGGDIEEEPYTGDGKHVNSDFLNGLDKEEAIKKSINWLEKNEKGTKKTTYRLRDWLFSRQRYWGEPIPIIHWEDGTTSPVPEDQLPVTLPITTEIKPSGTGESPLANISEWVNVVDPETGMKGRRETNTMPQWAGSCWYYLRYIDAHNDGVFADFEKLKKWLPVDVYIGGAEHAVLHLLYARFWHKVLYDIGAVPTKEPFQKLFNQGMILGEGNEKMSKSKGNVVNPDDIVYSHGADTLRLYEMFMGPLDASVAWSTNGLDGARRFLDRVWRLFVVDGQLSKAVKENSADMSLEKTYHETVQRVSENFQELRFNTGISQMMVFINEGYKANEIPKEFAEGFVKLLSPVAPHLAEELWEKLEHKETISYQEWPTFDESKLVENEVEIVIQVMGKVRAKMMINVDASKEDLEKAALENEQVQEWLEGKTVRKVIAVPGKLVNIVAN; the protein is encoded by the coding sequence ATGGCTTTTGATCATAAGAAAATTGAAAAGAAATGGCAGAAATACTGGGTAGATAATAAAGTTTTTAAAACAGACAATGATTCGGAAAAAGAGAAGTTTTATGCGCTGGATATGTTCCCTTATCCATCAGGTGCTGGTCTTCATGTCGGTCATCCTGAAGGCTATACAGCAACAGATATTCTTTCAAGAATGAAGCGTATGCAGGGATATGAAGTGCTGCACCCAATTGGCTGGGATGCTTTTGGGCTCCCTGCTGAACAATATGCCCTGGACACTGGGAATGACCCTCGGGAATTTACAAAACATAATATTGATACTTTTCGCAGGCAAATCCAGGAACTAGGCTTCTCTTATGATTGGGACAGGGAAGTTAATACGACCGATCCCGACTATTATAAATGGACACAATGGATTTTTCTTAAACTATATGAAAAAGGACTTGCTTATATTGATGAGGTAGCCGTGAACTGGTGCCCCGCACTAGGTACGGTACTTGCCAATGAGGAAGTAATCGACGGCAAAAGTGAGCGTGGAGGCCATCCTGTTGAACGCAGACCTATGAAACAGTGGATGCTTAAAATTACTGCCTATGCAGACCGGCTTCTTGATGATCTTGAAGAATTAGATTGGCCTGAAAGCATTAAAGATATGCAGCGAAACTGGATCGGCAAATCAGAAGGTGCGGAAGTAAGCTTCGATATCGCCGGTCACGGAACTTCTTTTGGCGTATTTACTACGAGACCTGATACACTTTTTGGAGCGACCTATGCTGTGCTGGCGCCTGAGCATCCACTAGTGGATGTAATTGTGACAGATGAACAACAAGAAGCTGTGAAGGATTACATCGATCAAGCACAGAAGAAAAGTGATCTTGAGCGAACAGACTTGGCCAAAAATAAATCAGGTGTATTTACCGGGGCTTATGCTGTCAACCCGATTGATGGTAATAAATTGCCGATATGGGTAGCTGATTATGTGCTGATGAGTTATGGTAGCGGCGCAATCATGGCGGTCCCGGCCCATGATGAACGTGATTATGAATTTGCTACAAAGTATGATCTTCCAATTATCGAAGTAGTTGAAGGCGGGGATATTGAAGAAGAGCCGTACACGGGTGATGGAAAACATGTGAACTCTGATTTCTTAAATGGATTAGATAAAGAAGAAGCGATTAAGAAATCAATTAACTGGCTGGAGAAAAATGAAAAAGGCACGAAGAAAACGACTTACCGGCTCCGTGACTGGTTATTCAGCCGTCAGAGATATTGGGGAGAACCGATTCCTATTATCCATTGGGAGGATGGAACGACTTCACCTGTTCCGGAAGATCAACTTCCTGTAACGCTGCCAATAACTACGGAAATCAAACCTTCAGGCACGGGGGAATCGCCATTAGCCAATATTAGTGAATGGGTGAATGTGGTTGACCCGGAAACAGGCATGAAGGGGCGCCGTGAAACGAATACAATGCCGCAGTGGGCGGGCAGCTGCTGGTATTACCTTCGATACATTGACGCTCATAACGACGGGGTGTTTGCCGATTTCGAAAAATTAAAGAAATGGCTGCCTGTCGACGTCTATATTGGAGGAGCAGAGCACGCAGTTCTACACTTGCTATATGCACGCTTCTGGCATAAAGTGCTTTATGACATTGGTGCTGTTCCCACAAAAGAACCTTTCCAAAAATTGTTTAACCAAGGGATGATTCTTGGTGAAGGTAACGAGAAAATGAGTAAATCTAAAGGAAATGTAGTGAACCCGGACGATATTGTTTATAGTCACGGCGCGGATACACTAAGGTTATATGAAATGTTTATGGGTCCTCTTGACGCTTCGGTTGCCTGGTCTACGAATGGGCTTGATGGAGCAAGACGTTTTCTAGACCGTGTGTGGAGATTGTTTGTGGTCGACGGACAACTTTCGAAAGCTGTTAAAGAAAATAGTGCTGATATGTCATTGGAGAAGACGTATCATGAAACTGTCCAAAGGGTAAGTGAAAACTTCCAGGAGCTACGCTTTAACACAGGGATTTCCCAAATGATGGTTTTCATTAATGAAGGTTATAAAGCGAACGAGATTCCTAAAGAATTTGCTGAAGGGTTTGTCAAGTTGTTATCCCCTGTAGCCCCTCACTTGGCTGAAGAACTATGGGAGAAACTTGAGCACAAGGAAACAATCAGCTACCAGGAATGGCCGACTTTCGATGAATCGAAGCTCGTAGAAAATGAGGTGGAGATTGTAATCCAGGTCATGGGAAAAGTACGGGCCAAGATGATGATTAATGTAGATGCTTCAAAAGAGGATTTGGAAAAAGCTGCGTTAGAGAATGAACAAGTGCAAGAATGGCTGGAGGGGAAAACAGTTCGTAAGGTAATTGCTGTGCCAGGTAAACTGGTAAACATTGTAGCCAACTAA
- a CDS encoding NAD(P)/FAD-dependent oxidoreductase — translation MSYQVTVIGGGPSGLMAAIAAAEQGMKTLLLDKGKKLGTKLAISGGGRCNVTNRLPEDEVIRHLPGNGKFLYSPFSVFNNYDIIEFFEELGVGLKEEDHGRMFPVSNKAKDVVNALLNRLEELNVEIRTKTPVEAIHYGQDDHQIILQSKEKISTRSVVLAVGGKAVPHTGSTGDGYAWAKKAGHTITELFPTEVPLISKDSFIQEKTLQGLSLRDVNVSVLSKKNKPLITHRMDMLFTHFGLSGPAILRCSQFVVKEFMKGHRPVTIEIDCLPDRNEHSIIDEFYKQMNEQPRKSFRNIVKGIVPERLLDYLLQHISVKSGDKAANISNHQLRDFVNDLKHFQVSIHDSQPIEKAFVTGGGVSIKEIVPNTMQSKLMNRLYFCGEILDIHGYTGGYNITAAMVTGRVAGIHAAYEAMGT, via the coding sequence ATGAGTTACCAAGTTACGGTCATCGGCGGAGGCCCATCAGGCTTAATGGCTGCGATTGCAGCAGCTGAACAAGGGATGAAAACACTACTCCTTGATAAAGGAAAGAAACTCGGCACTAAACTTGCCATCTCAGGTGGCGGACGCTGTAATGTCACTAATCGTCTTCCTGAAGACGAAGTGATCAGACACCTTCCTGGCAACGGCAAATTTTTGTATAGTCCATTTTCTGTTTTCAATAACTATGATATTATCGAGTTTTTTGAAGAGCTAGGGGTTGGATTAAAAGAAGAGGACCATGGACGAATGTTTCCAGTTAGTAATAAAGCAAAAGATGTCGTCAATGCTCTTCTTAATCGTCTCGAGGAATTAAACGTTGAAATTCGAACAAAAACGCCCGTAGAAGCAATTCATTATGGACAGGATGACCATCAAATTATCTTACAATCCAAAGAGAAAATCAGTACACGCTCTGTCGTATTAGCCGTTGGCGGTAAAGCTGTCCCTCATACAGGCAGTACTGGGGACGGGTATGCATGGGCTAAAAAAGCGGGCCATACCATCACTGAGTTATTTCCAACTGAAGTCCCTTTAATTTCGAAAGACTCTTTCATTCAAGAAAAGACCCTCCAGGGACTTTCTTTACGAGATGTTAACGTGTCAGTATTAAGTAAGAAAAATAAACCACTGATCACCCATCGTATGGACATGCTGTTCACACATTTTGGATTATCAGGACCAGCTATTTTAAGATGTTCGCAATTTGTAGTAAAAGAATTTATGAAAGGTCATAGACCCGTAACCATCGAAATCGACTGCTTACCCGATCGAAATGAACACTCTATAATTGATGAATTTTACAAGCAAATGAATGAGCAGCCCAGGAAGTCATTTCGCAACATTGTGAAGGGAATTGTTCCCGAGCGCTTACTTGACTATCTACTGCAACATATTAGTGTGAAATCTGGAGACAAAGCAGCAAACATCTCAAACCATCAGCTGCGTGACTTCGTTAACGATCTAAAACATTTTCAAGTATCCATACATGATTCCCAGCCTATTGAAAAAGCTTTTGTAACAGGCGGTGGTGTCTCCATTAAAGAAATCGTACCAAACACGATGCAATCAAAACTAATGAATCGGTTATATTTTTGTGGAGAAATTCTCGATATTCATGGGTATACGGGAGGCTATAATATTACAGCGGCTATGGTTACGGGAAGAGTGGCCGGGATCCATGCTGCCTATGAAGCAATGGGCACTTAA
- a CDS encoding rhodanese-like domain-containing protein translates to MELILILIIVIVLILFLKNAADHKSLTYIGDEQISIKEYCIIDIRDYISASHSPYPGSENIPLSYLSRELKERMDCEKNILLITDDKRGAKMAAKIIRKKWKSSIYYIKSA, encoded by the coding sequence ATGGAACTTATCTTAATTTTAATAATTGTAATCGTACTAATACTTTTCCTGAAAAATGCAGCAGACCATAAGTCGCTTACTTATATTGGGGATGAACAGATTTCTATAAAGGAGTACTGTATCATAGACATCCGAGATTATATATCGGCTTCACATTCTCCATACCCAGGGTCTGAAAATATCCCCCTTAGCTATCTATCTCGTGAGCTTAAAGAGCGTATGGACTGTGAAAAGAATATTTTACTGATCACCGATGATAAACGCGGTGCAAAAATGGCAGCCAAAATCATTAGAAAGAAATGGAAAAGCTCTATTTATTATATAAAGTCAGCCTGA
- a CDS encoding DeoR family transcriptional regulator: MTIRSGFLNHPSSRMLNRIKAVYLYIKDQGTVTTRQLSEEFGITDRTMQRDLSILEYNGLVSSPHRGKWTTTEKKVKIS, encoded by the coding sequence ATGACAATAAGGAGTGGTTTTTTGAATCATCCATCATCCCGTATGCTAAACCGAATCAAAGCTGTTTACTTGTACATTAAGGACCAAGGAACAGTTACGACCAGGCAGCTATCTGAGGAGTTCGGTATCACTGACCGAACGATGCAAAGGGACTTAAGCATTTTGGAATACAACGGACTTGTCTCAAGTCCGCACCGTGGAAAGTGGACAACAACAGAGAAAAAGGTAAAAATATCATGA
- a CDS encoding alpha/beta hydrolase: MSAVQTTIVIVHGAFEHIGRYQHLIKQLKDDGYKVICRDLPGQGRSEGVKGHIDSFHQYIHTIEEWLQEADEGPVFLLGHSMGGLAVIRTMQQIKPKVNGVILASPAVGILEGASKPMEVASRMLNRVCPKLQVGTQLKSEKVTRNESVRKRDGEDALILEKVSVRWYREFQHNIQQAFVKINEFPEVPLLIMQAGEDLMVDAEKTKEWFHSVDLSEKTYKEWPGLYHEIFNEPEWKQVYTYTSHFIHQQLSNLHHKEG, encoded by the coding sequence ATGAGTGCGGTCCAGACGACTATTGTGATCGTTCATGGAGCTTTTGAACACATCGGAAGGTATCAACATTTAATCAAGCAGCTTAAGGATGATGGTTACAAGGTGATTTGCCGGGATCTCCCAGGTCAAGGCAGATCAGAAGGGGTGAAAGGCCATATTGACTCCTTTCATCAGTACATACATACGATAGAAGAATGGCTGCAGGAAGCGGATGAAGGTCCGGTTTTTCTTTTGGGGCATAGTATGGGTGGACTAGCTGTTATACGCACGATGCAGCAGATTAAACCTAAGGTTAATGGTGTAATCTTGGCCTCCCCGGCGGTTGGAATTCTTGAAGGGGCCTCTAAACCTATGGAAGTGGCGTCTCGAATGTTAAACCGTGTATGTCCTAAGCTGCAGGTGGGCACTCAGCTCAAGTCTGAAAAAGTTACGAGAAATGAATCTGTCCGTAAACGTGACGGTGAAGATGCACTAATTTTAGAAAAAGTATCAGTAAGGTGGTATAGGGAATTTCAACATAATATTCAACAAGCCTTTGTCAAAATTAATGAATTTCCAGAAGTTCCTTTGCTGATTATGCAAGCAGGAGAAGATCTGATGGTTGACGCAGAGAAAACAAAAGAATGGTTTCATAGCGTCGATCTTTCTGAGAAAACATATAAAGAGTGGCCGGGGCTTTATCATGAGATTTTTAATGAACCGGAATGGAAACAAGTTTACACATATACCAGCCATTTTATTCACCAACAACTATCTAACCTACATCATAAGGAGGGATGA
- a CDS encoding tRNA (mnm(5)s(2)U34)-methyltransferase → MTLKRVLHYAHELMTDVLTMGDIAIDGTCGNGHDTLLISQLVGETGHIYGFDIQDEAIFNTKQRLIDHQAIEQTTLIHDSHATIEQHIPIEHLTRLKAAIFNLGYLPGSDKSVITEANHTLSSIQSILSYLQKGGLVVLVVYYGHPGGEEEKTALLDYVSHLDQRQYNVLQYGFINQRNQPPFILAIEKK, encoded by the coding sequence ATGACCCTTAAAAGAGTCCTGCATTACGCTCATGAATTGATGACAGATGTGCTAACAATGGGGGATATCGCCATAGACGGGACGTGCGGTAATGGACATGATACTCTATTAATCAGCCAGCTCGTTGGTGAAACCGGACACATATATGGATTTGATATCCAGGATGAAGCCATCTTCAATACCAAACAGCGGCTGATCGACCATCAGGCAATCGAGCAGACCACACTGATTCATGATAGCCACGCTACTATTGAACAACACATTCCTATCGAACATCTCACACGTCTTAAAGCGGCAATTTTTAACCTTGGTTATTTACCTGGCAGTGATAAGTCCGTTATTACTGAAGCCAATCACACTCTTTCTTCCATTCAAAGCATTCTCTCCTATCTCCAAAAAGGAGGGCTGGTTGTACTGGTGGTTTATTATGGTCATCCGGGTGGCGAAGAGGAGAAAACAGCATTACTCGACTATGTAAGCCATTTGGATCAGCGTCAATACAATGTGCTGCAGTATGGATTTATCAATCAACGAAATCAACCGCCGTTTATTCTAGCCATCGAAAAGAAATAG
- a CDS encoding cation diffusion facilitator family transporter: protein MAFFKLLKKGNKSSGIAAIGNTLLAIIKGIAAAVSGSGAMFATAIHSAADATNQGFVYFGSALAEKEPTKRFPTGFGRVVNLFVLIAVTIITIMAYETILKGWKLIQEPHPSSNIWLNVGILAIAILVDGYILIKVMKEIGKESRSESNGGNIFINAFKNVSLAAPPTRLVFYEDIVATAGSAIALIFVVLSYFTGLYFLDGLGTLIIGILLIGIALKIGYENTLGLIGVAAPKIVEERVAKVILNDDNVVDINKLRILQEGRDYHVESYIELRKGMTLAEADDIKYQIQEKVLQDESIVDATIGILETDEQKDWSPDKKESDRSE, encoded by the coding sequence ATGGCCTTTTTTAAATTGCTCAAAAAGGGAAATAAATCATCTGGTATTGCAGCAATAGGGAACACATTGTTGGCGATCATTAAAGGGATAGCTGCTGCAGTGAGTGGGAGTGGAGCCATGTTCGCTACTGCCATTCATTCTGCCGCAGATGCGACTAACCAGGGATTTGTGTATTTCGGAAGCGCATTAGCTGAAAAAGAACCAACTAAGCGATTCCCTACTGGATTCGGACGAGTCGTGAACCTTTTTGTGCTCATTGCTGTAACCATAATAACGATCATGGCTTATGAAACCATCTTAAAAGGATGGAAATTAATACAAGAACCGCATCCTTCTTCTAACATTTGGCTAAACGTTGGCATACTAGCGATCGCCATTTTGGTCGACGGCTATATTTTAATTAAGGTAATGAAAGAAATTGGTAAGGAAAGCCGTTCTGAGTCAAACGGTGGCAATATCTTTATAAATGCATTTAAAAACGTTAGTCTGGCCGCACCGCCGACACGTCTCGTTTTCTATGAAGATATTGTAGCAACAGCCGGTTCAGCGATCGCCCTTATTTTTGTGGTACTTTCCTACTTTACTGGTCTTTACTTTCTAGATGGGCTAGGTACTTTAATTATCGGTATATTACTCATTGGCATCGCATTGAAAATTGGGTATGAAAACACACTCGGTCTTATTGGTGTCGCGGCTCCTAAAATTGTAGAGGAGAGGGTAGCTAAAGTTATTTTAAATGACGATAATGTTGTGGATATTAACAAACTACGTATCCTTCAAGAAGGAAGAGACTACCATGTAGAAAGTTATATTGAATTAAGAAAAGGGATGACTTTAGCCGAAGCAGATGATATTAAGTATCAAATACAAGAAAAAGTGTTACAAGATGAAAGTATCGTCGATGCTACTATAGGTATTTTAGAGACAGATGAACAGAAAGACTGGTCACCTGATAAAAAAGAAAGTGATCGTTCTGAATAA
- a CDS encoding putative polysaccharide biosynthesis protein codes for MSKILKGTMILTGATFLSKFLGMIYTVPFEQMVGANGIALYFYAYTPYNILLSLSTLGVPMAVSKFVSKYNSLEDYQTGRDMFKSGMQLMAFTGVVAFLLLFFSAEQIAIHSLSLNEDSVTSVADVTMVIKMVSFALLIIPCMSIIRGFFQGNESMAPTGISQVIEQIVRIIFLLISVYVVLNIVDGTRATAIGFATFAAFIGAVASLLVLAVFWKKRKPHLDKLVDQQEYTYDLSKKSMMKELLGYAGPFVLVGIATPLYQLIDQFTFNQAMSAAGLSEISNDSISAIHVLSHKLVIIPVTLGIGLSLAMLPAITRSFTGEHMDQLNHQINQALQIISLLILPAVVGLSVLAYEAYGSFYGLEKLSYRGSLLRWYAPVGLFFALYTVTSSILQGINRQNFAVISLGSGLAIKLLTNSWFIVEFGAKGSIISTGLAVLVAVSLNLWRIHRAIDFSFKQVYKRTLLILIISTIMAAVVFVIKWSIGLLWNPMDSRLAAFFILVLGVSVGGILYMWMAYKTTLLERILGGRVRILDKFLHRRQRG; via the coding sequence ATGTCGAAGATTTTAAAGGGTACAATGATTTTGACAGGTGCAACATTTCTGTCAAAATTTCTAGGTATGATCTATACAGTTCCATTTGAACAGATGGTAGGTGCTAACGGGATAGCGCTTTACTTCTATGCTTATACACCATACAACATTTTATTGAGTTTATCTACACTTGGTGTCCCGATGGCTGTCTCCAAGTTTGTGTCTAAGTATAATTCGTTGGAAGATTACCAAACGGGACGGGATATGTTTAAATCCGGAATGCAGTTAATGGCTTTTACCGGAGTTGTCGCGTTTTTGTTGTTATTTTTTAGTGCAGAACAAATTGCCATTCATAGTTTGTCATTGAATGAAGATTCGGTTACTAGTGTTGCCGACGTAACTATGGTCATTAAGATGGTTAGTTTTGCTTTGCTGATCATTCCTTGCATGAGTATCATAAGAGGATTTTTCCAGGGAAATGAGTCGATGGCTCCGACCGGAATCTCGCAAGTTATCGAGCAAATAGTCCGGATCATCTTTTTACTAATATCAGTATACGTGGTACTTAATATAGTGGACGGCACTCGTGCAACAGCCATTGGTTTTGCCACTTTTGCGGCCTTTATAGGGGCGGTTGCTTCATTACTCGTCCTGGCTGTGTTTTGGAAAAAGCGCAAACCTCATTTAGACAAGCTAGTAGATCAACAAGAGTACACATACGATTTATCTAAAAAATCAATGATGAAGGAGTTATTGGGTTACGCTGGTCCATTTGTATTAGTAGGAATTGCGACACCTTTATATCAGTTGATAGATCAATTTACGTTTAACCAGGCGATGTCTGCGGCTGGTCTTAGTGAAATTTCTAACGACTCTATATCTGCTATTCATGTGTTAAGCCATAAATTAGTGATTATCCCTGTGACCCTTGGGATTGGGTTGTCGCTTGCAATGCTCCCAGCGATCACACGGTCATTTACAGGAGAGCACATGGACCAATTAAATCATCAGATTAACCAAGCTTTACAGATTATCTCACTTCTAATTTTGCCTGCTGTTGTTGGGTTATCTGTTCTTGCTTATGAAGCTTATGGTTCCTTTTATGGGTTGGAAAAATTAAGCTATCGAGGTAGCTTACTTAGGTGGTATGCGCCTGTTGGATTATTTTTTGCCTTATATACTGTGACGTCATCGATCTTGCAAGGAATCAACCGTCAAAACTTCGCAGTGATTAGTCTCGGTTCAGGGCTTGCCATTAAGTTACTTACAAATTCCTGGTTTATCGTTGAGTTTGGAGCAAAGGGTTCGATTATTTCCACAGGATTAGCTGTTCTTGTCGCTGTATCATTGAACCTATGGCGCATTCATAGAGCTATCGATTTCTCCTTCAAACAAGTATACAAGAGGACTTTGCTTATATTAATTATCTCAACGATCATGGCAGCGGTTGTTTTTGTCATTAAATGGTCTATAGGGCTTTTATGGAATCCGATGGACAGCAGACTGGCTGCTTTCTTTATATTAGTATTAGGTGTTAGTGTTGGAGGCATCCTTTATATGTGGATGGCTTATAAAACAACGCTGCTTGAGCGAATTCTAGGCGGTCGAGTCCGAATTCTCGATAAGTTTTTGCATCGCAGGCAAAGGGGGTAA
- a CDS encoding rhodanese-like domain-containing protein has product MSNIPEITADELQEALDSNKEFTVIDVREDEEVEQGVIPTANHIPLGHIPEAVGNLDPRKEYIMVCRSGRRSMNASEFLKENGFEQVHNLKGGMLAWNGELVF; this is encoded by the coding sequence ATGAGCAATATTCCTGAAATCACTGCAGACGAACTGCAAGAGGCTCTTGATAGTAACAAGGAGTTCACCGTTATAGATGTAAGGGAAGATGAAGAAGTAGAACAGGGTGTAATTCCTACTGCCAACCACATTCCGCTAGGTCATATACCAGAAGCTGTTGGCAACCTAGACCCAAGAAAAGAATATATCATGGTTTGCCGCTCTGGAAGAAGAAGCATGAATGCCTCTGAATTTTTAAAGGAAAATGGATTTGAACAGGTCCACAATCTTAAAGGCGGTATGCTTGCCTGGAATGGTGAGCTCGTTTTTTAA
- a CDS encoding tetraprenyl-beta-curcumene synthase family protein: protein MAPQVPANALHLMARVYKDIFPRVHTELNQWISKAKDIPNSELRDQALASIESKTFHCEGGGIYALLARDKWKESIRFIVAYQTISDYLDNLCDRSTSMDPKDFRMLHQAMIDALTPDNEIKDYYYYREDKNDGGYLGDLVQTCQSVLRNAKDYVGVYEHTLKLGGLYSDLQVHKHVIEEERIPRLKNWFKDHQKHWPNLEWFEFSACTGSTLGIFCLISYTLGGEMTDSLANQIEKSYFPFMQGLHILLDYYIDQQEDEEEGDLNFCSYYDHEEQMKQRFVFFVKQTNQEVQKLPDAAFHQMIHEGLVGMYLADRKVSNIQHAKGFVRELLKVSGVKATFFYINTKMYHKLKPGKPL from the coding sequence GTGGCTCCTCAAGTCCCTGCGAATGCTTTGCATCTAATGGCTAGAGTGTACAAGGATATTTTCCCGAGAGTACACACAGAGCTGAATCAATGGATTAGTAAGGCAAAAGATATACCAAATTCTGAGTTAAGAGATCAGGCATTAGCCAGTATCGAATCAAAAACTTTTCATTGTGAGGGCGGTGGGATATACGCCCTGTTAGCTAGAGACAAATGGAAAGAGTCGATCCGTTTTATCGTGGCTTATCAAACGATTAGTGACTATTTAGATAATTTGTGTGATCGAAGTACTTCAATGGATCCGAAAGATTTCAGGATGCTTCATCAGGCAATGATTGATGCGCTAACACCAGATAATGAAATAAAAGATTATTATTACTATCGTGAAGATAAAAATGATGGCGGATATTTAGGCGATCTTGTGCAAACTTGTCAGTCTGTGCTGCGTAACGCGAAAGACTACGTCGGAGTATATGAACATACCTTGAAACTTGGAGGGCTTTATAGTGATCTTCAAGTACATAAGCATGTGATTGAAGAGGAGCGTATACCGCGTTTGAAAAACTGGTTTAAGGATCACCAGAAGCACTGGCCGAATTTAGAGTGGTTTGAATTCTCTGCTTGTACGGGTTCTACATTGGGGATTTTCTGCCTGATTTCCTATACATTAGGCGGGGAAATGACAGACAGTCTGGCTAACCAAATTGAGAAAAGCTACTTTCCGTTTATGCAGGGCCTTCATATTCTGCTCGATTATTATATTGATCAGCAGGAAGATGAAGAAGAGGGGGATTTAAATTTCTGTTCCTATTATGATCATGAAGAACAAATGAAACAACGATTTGTTTTTTTCGTGAAGCAAACGAATCAGGAAGTCCAAAAGCTGCCTGATGCTGCTTTTCATCAAATGATCCATGAAGGATTAGTAGGCATGTACCTCGCTGATCGGAAGGTAAGCAATATTCAACATGCAAAAGGCTTTGTGAGGGAATTATTAAAGGTAAGTGGAGTAAAAGCGACTTTCTTTTATATTAATACGAAAATGTATCACAAATTAAAGCCTGGTAAACCGTTATAG